A stretch of Xanthocytophaga agilis DNA encodes these proteins:
- a CDS encoding serine hydrolase: MKLLSKVLTLCFTFCLLTACDTVVEVSPGKELDTDKLADLIEQRLKGNCVGYQFTIGFKGENKVMRAGGDARLAPDANPRAMLITDRYTLASVSKNITATALMQLLAAKGLTLDTKLAPYLPAHWKVSASLQTVTFRQLLTHTSNLYDAQTDYQTLKNFADTATRNSPTGYRNVNYALLRFAIVHLSGKTVTSLPNNATSSQRQQVEAKQAQEYGDNYVAYCQENIFGKIGSYPNVNCKQLPDSDNPGLCYQFPKDGKNGEPWGDLTTLAASQGWYMTSAQLASYFGKLMYSTQLLPSATTTQMRTENIGMFSGQTPKGLACYSHNGYYPGQGYGNKGELNTIIIGYDNGIQIALIINSQYSNPAFNNNYTLALHDAIDTWNK, encoded by the coding sequence ATGAAACTATTGTCCAAAGTACTTACCCTATGTTTTACTTTTTGTCTACTCACTGCCTGCGATACTGTGGTAGAAGTATCGCCTGGCAAGGAACTGGATACTGATAAGCTGGCAGATCTGATCGAACAACGTCTCAAAGGCAATTGCGTAGGATATCAGTTTACTATTGGCTTTAAAGGAGAGAACAAAGTGATGCGGGCAGGTGGTGATGCCCGACTTGCCCCTGATGCTAATCCAAGAGCTATGTTGATTACGGATCGATATACTTTGGCGAGTGTAAGCAAAAATATCACAGCTACAGCTCTCATGCAGCTACTGGCAGCCAAAGGACTTACCCTGGATACCAAACTAGCCCCCTATCTGCCTGCTCACTGGAAGGTATCTGCTTCTTTACAAACGGTTACATTCCGGCAACTGCTTACACATACCTCGAATCTATATGATGCCCAAACAGATTACCAAACATTGAAAAATTTTGCTGATACAGCTACACGGAATTCACCTACTGGCTATCGCAATGTAAATTACGCGTTGTTACGTTTTGCTATTGTACATCTTTCTGGTAAAACAGTGACCAGCCTTCCCAACAATGCGACTTCGAGTCAGCGACAACAAGTAGAGGCTAAACAGGCACAGGAATATGGTGACAATTATGTAGCTTATTGTCAGGAAAATATCTTTGGCAAAATAGGCTCCTATCCCAATGTCAACTGCAAACAGTTACCGGATAGCGATAATCCAGGCTTATGTTATCAATTCCCCAAAGATGGTAAAAATGGAGAGCCCTGGGGTGACCTCACCACTCTGGCGGCAAGCCAGGGCTGGTATATGACATCAGCTCAACTAGCCAGTTATTTTGGCAAACTTATGTACTCAACTCAGTTGCTGCCCTCTGCCACTACAACACAAATGAGAACAGAAAATATAGGCATGTTTTCAGGTCAGACACCCAAAGGATTAGCTTGTTACTCTCACAATGGGTATTATCCAGGTCAGGGCTATGGAAACAAAGGGGAATTAAATACTATCATAATTGGGTATGACAATGGTATACAGATTGCACTTATCATCAATTCCCAATACAGTAATCCAGCCTTTAATAATAACTATACGCTGGCTCTTCATGATGCTATAGATACCTGGAATAAATAA
- a CDS encoding DoxX family protein, with protein MKTTKRIYWTATVILFLLEGLMPALTSHTQLAVEGIRHLGYPDYFRVMLTIFKVAGALALVLPFVKGNVKEWAYAGFGFTLISACVSHWAVDGFTGQTIFPLVVFAILVVSYKSYHKLVAFAKQDASTQGMESNTAQPNELIVSGASR; from the coding sequence ATGAAAACAACCAAACGAATTTACTGGACAGCCACTGTGATTTTATTTTTACTGGAAGGACTTATGCCTGCCTTAACGTCTCATACCCAACTGGCCGTAGAAGGTATCCGGCATCTGGGCTATCCGGATTACTTCAGGGTGATGTTAACCATATTTAAAGTAGCAGGAGCCTTGGCACTGGTGTTGCCGTTTGTGAAAGGTAATGTAAAAGAATGGGCGTATGCCGGATTTGGATTTACACTCATCAGTGCCTGTGTTAGTCACTGGGCAGTAGATGGCTTTACTGGACAAACTATATTTCCATTAGTAGTATTCGCTATCCTGGTAGTATCCTATAAATCGTATCATAAACTTGTGGCATTTGCTAAACAGGATGCGTCAACACAAGGGATGGAATCCAATACAGCCCAACCCAATGAATTGATAGTATCAGGTGCATCCCGCTAA
- a CDS encoding PLP-dependent aminotransferase family protein has protein sequence MANYLYLQIAQRIEEHIENGTYKAGEKLPSVRSVHEEQGISISTVLEAYHHLEDRGLIVAQKKSGYYVSGRRRNKEQVPSQVIPALKPESVVIDSLLETIMQERFIREVVSFSRAIPGNHLIPGKILKRNMLEVLRIDEYEVMNYTQLQGNDHLRNEIAKRSLGWGGMLTAKDICVTSGCLEAIHLALRATAQQGDIVAVESPCYYGFLEAIQGLRLQVIEIPSHAQTGIDLNYLEDVYKQYPVKACIVTPNFSNPTGSLMSESNKKELVALTTRYQVPLIEDDIYGELYFQGTRPTSLKMYDKEDWVIVCSSFSKTLAPGLRVGWVAGGRFRQSIERLKFMTNIAATTVAQLVIARLLEAGSFERHLKRMRSKLFLQMTEVQAAVEAYFPEGTSISHPQGGYVVWIELPEKVSSMELYKVALQQGIGFTPGHLFSTGMVHSHFLRLSCGSVTSEQTEQALKTLGQLAKELIANHQ, from the coding sequence ATGGCCAATTATCTTTATTTACAGATTGCACAACGAATAGAAGAACATATTGAAAATGGAACGTATAAAGCAGGGGAGAAGCTACCTTCCGTACGTAGTGTACATGAAGAGCAGGGAATCAGTATATCAACAGTACTGGAAGCTTATCACCATCTGGAAGACCGAGGATTGATAGTGGCACAGAAGAAGTCCGGATATTATGTCAGTGGTAGGAGACGTAACAAAGAACAAGTACCTTCTCAGGTGATTCCGGCTCTAAAACCGGAATCTGTAGTAATTGACTCTTTGCTGGAGACAATCATGCAGGAACGGTTTATCAGGGAAGTGGTTTCTTTTTCGCGGGCTATACCTGGTAATCATCTGATTCCTGGTAAGATTCTGAAACGGAATATGCTGGAGGTGCTTCGTATAGATGAATATGAAGTAATGAATTATACCCAGCTTCAGGGCAATGATCATTTACGAAACGAGATTGCCAAACGATCTCTGGGTTGGGGTGGAATGCTTACTGCCAAAGATATTTGTGTTACGTCAGGATGTCTGGAGGCAATTCACCTTGCTTTACGGGCTACTGCACAACAGGGAGATATCGTAGCGGTTGAATCTCCTTGTTACTATGGGTTTCTGGAAGCTATACAGGGACTGCGATTACAGGTTATTGAAATTCCATCGCATGCTCAGACAGGTATCGATCTGAATTATCTGGAAGATGTGTACAAACAATATCCTGTTAAAGCATGTATTGTCACTCCAAACTTCAGTAATCCTACCGGCTCTTTGATGTCTGAGTCAAATAAGAAAGAGTTGGTTGCACTGACTACCCGTTACCAGGTACCTCTGATTGAAGATGATATTTATGGTGAGCTGTATTTTCAAGGCACGCGGCCTACCTCTCTGAAAATGTACGATAAAGAAGACTGGGTGATTGTGTGTTCTTCTTTTTCCAAAACGCTGGCTCCCGGACTTCGGGTAGGCTGGGTGGCAGGAGGGCGTTTTCGTCAGTCTATTGAACGCCTTAAGTTTATGACTAATATTGCTGCTACGACAGTGGCCCAACTGGTTATAGCCCGTTTACTGGAAGCCGGTAGTTTTGAGCGACATCTGAAACGAATGCGAAGTAAACTGTTTCTGCAAATGACAGAAGTACAAGCTGCTGTAGAAGCGTATTTTCCAGAAGGGACCAGTATCTCTCATCCGCAGGGAGGGTATGTAGTATGGATAGAGCTACCTGAGAAAGTTTCTTCAATGGAGCTGTATAAAGTTGCCTTACAGCAAGGGATTGGATTCACTCCCGGACATTTGTTTTCGACAGGCATGGTACACTCACACTTTCTAAGATTAAGCTGTGGCTCTGTAACTAGTGAGCAAACTGAACAGGCTTTAAAGACATTAGGACAACTGGCAAAAGAACTGATAGCGAATCACCAATAA
- a CDS encoding DJ-1/PfpI family protein, whose translation MKVTIVAFDQCTDIDVFLPWDLFNRVRLIHPEWSIRIVGTKAVHTSATGLPVTVHGDIEECNAADIVFFSSGAGTRSLIKDPTYLNRFTFNPEKQLIGSMCSGSLLVAALGLLDGLTATTYPSVQHILESMGITVVEEPLVVHGNIATAAGCLAAMDLVGWMVEKAVGTETKDRVLASVQPVGKLTCIY comes from the coding sequence ATGAAAGTCACTATTGTAGCTTTTGATCAATGCACCGACATTGATGTATTTCTCCCCTGGGATTTGTTTAACCGGGTTCGTCTTATTCACCCTGAATGGAGTATACGGATTGTAGGCACTAAAGCTGTTCACACTTCTGCTACCGGATTACCTGTTACCGTACACGGTGATATCGAAGAGTGTAACGCAGCTGACATTGTATTTTTCAGCAGTGGTGCAGGTACCCGCTCTCTGATAAAAGACCCCACTTATCTGAACCGCTTTACATTCAATCCTGAAAAGCAATTAATTGGATCTATGTGCTCAGGTTCCTTATTGGTAGCAGCCTTGGGGTTACTGGATGGACTTACAGCCACTACCTATCCGTCTGTGCAACACATACTGGAATCAATGGGCATAACAGTAGTAGAAGAACCATTGGTAGTACATGGTAACATTGCGACCGCTGCTGGTTGTCTGGCAGCTATGGATCTGGTTGGCTGGATGGTTGAAAAGGCTGTCGGCACAGAAACAAAAGATCGTGTACTAGCCTCTGTGCAACCTGTCGGCAAACTAACCTGTATCTATTAA
- a CDS encoding pyridoxal phosphate-dependent decarboxylase family protein — translation MNSTLQTDLQSLDTILQTTQEYALSFLNEIDNIAPGTLFPEHLPDAIPEKGEGFTTALQEFHHRYRDGITAAAGPRYFGFVTGGATPAALAGDWLTSAFDQNSTNSSQSAAAQVEIETIHMLRQLFGLPESFFGTFVSGATMSNFVGLSLGRQWVGKQSGINVAQEGVSALPQLNVLSAAIHASAVKSLAMLGMGRNSLITIPTQPDREAIDLQKLEEALQSLQGTPCIVVANAGTVNTVDFDDIAAIVQLRKRYYFWLHVDAAFGGFAGCTPTYSHLLNGWQEADSITIDAHKWLNVPYDSAMIFTRHKSLQLEVFQNANARYLGDLEADFNYINYTPENSRRFRALPAWFSLKAYGRDGYRDIVETTISLAQQLGNFIEESEAFTLLAPVRICVVCFTINTPHTENLQKLVNQFLEKLIQNEKVVLTPTVYKGVPAMRAALVNWRTTQKDLEITKSELMQVVSQLLSTSIPA, via the coding sequence ATGAACTCTACATTGCAAACGGATCTACAGTCGCTGGACACTATTTTACAAACTACACAGGAATATGCCCTTTCCTTCCTGAACGAGATAGATAATATCGCACCCGGAACGCTATTTCCAGAACACTTGCCAGATGCTATTCCAGAGAAAGGAGAAGGATTTACTACTGCACTGCAAGAGTTTCATCACAGATACCGTGATGGAATTACAGCAGCAGCAGGACCTCGGTACTTTGGATTTGTCACAGGAGGTGCCACTCCGGCAGCTTTAGCTGGAGATTGGCTTACAAGTGCCTTCGATCAGAACTCAACCAACAGCAGTCAGAGTGCAGCCGCTCAGGTAGAGATTGAAACTATCCATATGCTCAGACAACTCTTTGGACTACCGGAAAGCTTCTTTGGAACCTTTGTTTCAGGAGCAACCATGTCCAATTTTGTTGGATTGTCGCTTGGCAGACAATGGGTTGGAAAACAATCGGGCATCAACGTGGCACAGGAAGGAGTATCAGCACTACCCCAACTAAACGTATTGAGTGCTGCTATTCATGCTAGTGCTGTGAAATCCCTGGCAATGCTGGGCATGGGACGCAATAGCCTCATTACGATACCCACACAACCAGACAGAGAAGCAATTGATCTGCAAAAACTAGAAGAAGCCTTACAATCTCTACAGGGCACACCCTGTATCGTTGTAGCCAATGCCGGAACTGTAAACACCGTTGATTTTGATGATATCGCAGCCATTGTTCAGTTACGAAAGCGTTACTACTTCTGGCTGCATGTAGATGCTGCTTTTGGTGGGTTTGCAGGTTGTACTCCTACTTATAGTCACTTATTGAATGGATGGCAGGAAGCAGACTCTATCACCATAGATGCCCATAAGTGGCTCAATGTTCCTTATGATTCTGCCATGATCTTTACACGTCACAAATCTCTTCAACTGGAAGTTTTTCAGAATGCCAACGCCAGATACCTTGGTGACCTGGAAGCAGATTTTAACTACATCAATTATACTCCTGAAAACTCGCGTCGGTTTCGGGCATTGCCAGCCTGGTTTAGCCTGAAAGCCTATGGAAGAGATGGCTATCGGGATATTGTAGAAACAACTATCTCACTGGCTCAACAATTAGGTAACTTTATAGAAGAATCTGAAGCATTTACGTTGCTTGCGCCTGTTCGTATCTGTGTGGTATGTTTCACTATAAACACTCCTCATACTGAGAACCTGCAAAAGCTGGTTAATCAGTTTCTGGAAAAGCTGATTCAGAATGAAAAGGTAGTACTTACTCCAACAGTTTACAAAGGTGTACCTGCTATGCGGGCCGCACTGGTTAACTGGCGTACCACACAAAAGGATCTGGAAATAACAAAATCTGAACTGATGCAGGTAGTATCACAATTGTTGTCTACCTCAATACCAGCCTAA
- a CDS encoding zinc-dependent alcohol dehydrogenase, whose translation MKALVFHNPKDVRVETVEDPKLKASDDAIIRVTSTAICGSDLHIYNGMFPQPRNMILGHEFMGIVEDVGPGVSKLKKGDRVVVPFPIACGHCKFCSMELPTHCENSNPEHYGPEGGLLKGKGGALFGYTDLYGGYDGGQAEYVRVPYANVGPRKVPEGLTDEQILFMTDIFPTGWSAIDWAELKGGETVVVFGCGPVGIMAQKSAWIKGAGRVIGVDIQPYRLEMARKAAKVETINASEVDVVDAIRSMTGGYGADVCVDAVGLEAERSILEKAMNVIQMEKGTMKVLEKCMDAVRRGGVVTVVGVYGTTFDNFPLHQFFDKGIKLMGGQAWVHRYIDQLISLVVEGKVVLDDIITHKVSLSEAPKMYDIFNKKQDNCVKVVLKP comes from the coding sequence ATGAAAGCGCTTGTATTTCACAATCCCAAGGATGTTCGCGTTGAAACAGTCGAAGATCCAAAGCTGAAAGCATCAGATGATGCTATTATCCGGGTTACCTCTACCGCTATTTGTGGTTCAGACCTGCATATCTACAATGGTATGTTTCCACAGCCACGCAATATGATACTAGGTCATGAATTTATGGGTATCGTAGAAGATGTAGGACCTGGGGTTTCTAAACTTAAAAAAGGAGACAGAGTAGTTGTTCCATTTCCGATTGCCTGTGGTCACTGTAAATTCTGTTCTATGGAATTACCTACCCATTGTGAGAATTCTAATCCTGAGCATTATGGTCCGGAGGGAGGATTATTAAAAGGGAAAGGTGGGGCTTTGTTTGGATATACAGACTTGTATGGTGGCTATGATGGAGGACAGGCCGAATATGTGCGGGTGCCCTATGCCAATGTCGGCCCGCGTAAAGTGCCGGAAGGACTTACCGATGAGCAAATCTTATTTATGACAGACATTTTTCCGACAGGCTGGTCGGCTATAGACTGGGCTGAACTGAAAGGGGGAGAAACAGTAGTAGTCTTCGGCTGTGGTCCTGTAGGAATTATGGCACAAAAGTCAGCCTGGATAAAAGGTGCAGGCAGAGTAATTGGAGTGGATATTCAGCCTTATCGCTTAGAGATGGCTAGAAAAGCTGCAAAGGTAGAGACCATAAATGCCAGTGAAGTGGATGTGGTAGATGCCATACGATCTATGACAGGAGGGTATGGCGCGGATGTATGTGTGGATGCCGTAGGACTGGAAGCCGAACGCAGCATACTGGAAAAGGCAATGAATGTGATCCAGATGGAAAAGGGAACTATGAAAGTACTGGAAAAATGTATGGATGCCGTACGTCGGGGAGGAGTAGTAACTGTAGTTGGTGTATATGGGACTACGTTTGACAACTTTCCATTGCATCAGTTTTTTGATAAAGGCATCAAACTAATGGGTGGACAAGCCTGGGTTCATCGGTATATTGACCAACTGATTTCATTGGTTGTAGAAGGTAAGGTAGTGCTTGATGATATCATTACACATAAAGTTTCGCTGAGTGAAGCTCCCAAAATGTATGACATCTTTAACAAAAAGCAAGACAATTGTGTAAAAGTGGTATTAAAGCCCTAA
- a CDS encoding TonB-dependent receptor, translated as MKQHIFIFLICLGTTLSGWAQTKVTISGYMRDGANGEGLIGATVQIKGQTTGTVTNEYGFYSLTIPQGNYTLVYQYIGYLSQEKAVTLQANQKIDIQLSADQVQIQEVVVTETRPDNNVRSMDMGVSKLEMKAIRSMPALLGEVDVVRSIQLLPGVSTVGEGASGFNVRGGGVDQNLILLDEAPVYNSSHLMGFFSVFNPDAVKDVKLIKGGIPAQYGGRLSSLLDVRMKEGNNKKFGLSGGIGTISSRLTVEGPIQKDKSSFIISGRRSYADMFLKLSSDEDLKNNQLYFYDLSAKVNFTLSPKDRLFVSGYFGKDAFKFEDASGNSGGFKMNWGNKTGTVRWNHLFSDRMFANFTAVYSDYDYQLGVLSGSQAFEWTSHIYNYSGKADFSYYLNARNTITFGISAIRYQFEPGKAIPKSEESIFNPLELAHQNSIEYAAYIDNEQQLTPQLSVQYGLRFSAYNYLGAMTVYDYVGENNEKKVPVNQRTYGKGESISFYTNPEPRFSLRYNLNERSSIKASYNRMAQYVHLISNTTAASPLDVWSPTTNNIKPELADQIAVGYFRNFKNNMFETSAEVFYKTMKNQIDYRDGAEVLLNQELEGDLLYGDGRAYGLELYVKKNSGKLTGWVSYTLSRSERKIDGLNMNKEGEAQWYAAKYDRTHILSAVGIYTFNKKWSFSSNFSYTTGVATTFPNARYEVEDGTLVVPHNTEGTRNNYRVPAYHRLDLSATLTPAKNEHRRWKSEWVFSIYNVYAKRNPFTVYFRQNDENNASKIQTEAVRLSIFGSILPSVTYNFKF; from the coding sequence ATGAAACAGCACATTTTTATTTTTCTTATCTGCCTTGGCACTACTCTATCTGGCTGGGCACAAACCAAAGTTACTATTAGCGGATACATGCGTGATGGTGCCAATGGAGAAGGACTCATTGGCGCTACGGTTCAGATCAAAGGACAAACTACCGGCACCGTAACAAACGAATATGGATTTTATTCTCTTACAATCCCTCAGGGAAACTACACCCTGGTATATCAATACATTGGATATCTGAGTCAGGAAAAAGCCGTTACCCTGCAGGCAAATCAGAAAATAGATATTCAGCTATCAGCAGACCAGGTGCAGATACAGGAGGTGGTTGTCACTGAAACACGTCCGGATAACAACGTCCGTAGTATGGATATGGGTGTCAGCAAACTGGAAATGAAAGCCATCCGGTCAATGCCTGCCCTGTTAGGTGAAGTGGATGTAGTTCGCAGTATTCAGTTATTACCAGGTGTCAGTACTGTTGGGGAAGGGGCTTCAGGATTCAATGTTCGTGGTGGTGGAGTAGACCAGAATCTGATCCTGCTGGATGAAGCTCCTGTCTATAACTCTTCACACCTGATGGGCTTCTTTTCTGTATTTAACCCTGATGCAGTGAAAGATGTAAAACTGATCAAAGGAGGCATACCAGCCCAATATGGTGGCCGTCTTTCCTCTCTGCTGGATGTACGGATGAAAGAAGGCAACAACAAAAAATTTGGTCTTTCTGGAGGAATTGGTACTATTTCCAGCCGCCTCACAGTAGAAGGCCCTATTCAGAAAGACAAAAGTTCATTTATTATCTCAGGTCGCCGATCCTATGCAGATATGTTTCTGAAATTATCTTCTGATGAGGATCTCAAAAACAACCAGCTTTATTTTTATGATCTGAGTGCCAAGGTAAACTTTACACTTAGTCCCAAAGATCGTCTGTTTGTATCAGGATATTTTGGCAAAGACGCTTTTAAATTTGAAGATGCCAGTGGCAATTCAGGAGGATTCAAAATGAACTGGGGAAATAAAACAGGTACAGTACGCTGGAATCACCTGTTTAGTGACCGGATGTTCGCCAACTTTACAGCTGTATACAGCGACTATGACTATCAACTGGGCGTTCTTAGTGGATCACAAGCTTTTGAATGGACATCTCATATCTATAATTATAGCGGCAAAGCGGATTTTTCGTACTATCTCAATGCCCGTAATACCATTACATTTGGTATAAGTGCTATCCGCTATCAGTTTGAACCTGGTAAGGCTATTCCAAAAAGTGAAGAATCAATCTTCAATCCATTGGAACTGGCACATCAGAACTCCATTGAATATGCAGCATATATTGATAACGAACAACAGCTCACTCCTCAGTTGTCAGTGCAATACGGACTTCGGTTCTCTGCCTATAACTATCTGGGAGCTATGACTGTATATGATTATGTAGGCGAAAACAACGAAAAGAAAGTTCCGGTAAATCAGCGAACCTATGGCAAAGGTGAATCTATTAGCTTCTATACTAATCCAGAGCCTCGTTTTTCTTTGCGATATAACTTGAACGAACGTAGTTCCATTAAGGCTAGCTATAATCGTATGGCACAGTATGTACACCTGATCTCCAACACCACAGCAGCTTCGCCACTGGATGTATGGTCGCCTACCACCAACAACATCAAACCTGAACTGGCAGATCAGATAGCCGTAGGGTATTTCCGCAATTTCAAAAACAATATGTTTGAGACTTCAGCAGAGGTATTTTACAAAACCATGAAAAACCAGATCGACTATCGTGATGGAGCTGAAGTATTGCTGAATCAGGAACTGGAAGGTGATTTATTATATGGAGATGGCCGTGCGTATGGACTTGAGTTATATGTTAAGAAAAACTCAGGCAAGCTAACAGGCTGGGTAAGCTACACATTATCCCGTTCAGAACGTAAGATTGACGGTCTGAACATGAACAAGGAAGGAGAAGCTCAATGGTATGCAGCCAAATACGACAGAACACATATTCTCTCTGCAGTAGGTATCTATACATTTAATAAAAAGTGGAGCTTTTCCAGCAACTTCTCCTACACAACAGGTGTAGCAACCACCTTCCCTAATGCCCGATACGAGGTAGAAGATGGCACACTGGTAGTACCTCATAATACAGAGGGCACACGCAATAATTACCGTGTTCCGGCCTATCATCGTCTGGATCTGTCAGCAACCTTAACACCTGCCAAGAATGAACATCGTCGCTGGAAGAGTGAATGGGTATTCTCGATCTACAACGTATACGCCAAACGAAATCCATTTACTGTGTATTTCCGCCAGAACGACGAAAACAATGCTTCGAAGATACAAACAGAAGCTGTCCGTCTGTCAATCTTCGGTTCTATCCTGCCTTCTGTTACCTATAACTTCAAATTCTAA
- a CDS encoding DUF4249 domain-containing protein, which translates to MKRYILPVLILLSVVLTSCEDVIDVDLKQGETLLVVDGWVTNQPGPYKVRLTSTAPYFTNQETPKVTGATLIISDSEGVTDTLKESEPGIYLTQHLQGKVGNTYTLKILSNGEEYMAQTEIKRVPPIDSLTVKYHEESAFYEESGYYIYYNGPEPVGIGDFYRFKIYQNDTLLSGPGDLTFAEDKLVDGNYIGDLQMNDDKAFRKGDTIRGENWAITEDNYRYYVELSAQINNGGLFSNPPANVRTNIHNSNSKGKKAVGWFGGAGVSSKEIVIQ; encoded by the coding sequence ATGAAACGATATATTTTGCCCGTACTGATTTTGTTGTCTGTAGTGCTAACCAGTTGTGAAGATGTTATTGATGTAGATCTGAAACAAGGAGAAACTCTGTTAGTTGTAGATGGCTGGGTGACCAATCAACCTGGCCCCTACAAAGTTCGTCTCACATCAACAGCACCCTATTTTACCAATCAGGAAACACCTAAAGTAACCGGAGCCACATTGATTATTAGCGATAGTGAAGGTGTAACAGATACATTAAAAGAATCTGAACCAGGTATTTACCTGACTCAGCATTTGCAGGGAAAAGTAGGCAATACCTATACACTCAAAATACTTTCCAATGGAGAGGAATATATGGCTCAGACAGAGATAAAACGTGTACCCCCTATTGATTCCTTAACAGTGAAATACCATGAGGAGTCAGCCTTTTATGAAGAAAGCGGATATTATATCTATTACAATGGTCCGGAGCCTGTTGGTATTGGAGACTTTTACAGATTTAAAATTTATCAGAATGATACGTTATTAAGTGGTCCGGGCGACCTCACCTTTGCAGAAGATAAACTGGTAGATGGCAATTACATCGGTGACCTTCAAATGAATGATGATAAAGCATTTCGGAAGGGTGACACTATACGCGGAGAAAACTGGGCTATTACAGAAGACAATTATCGCTACTATGTGGAGCTTTCTGCTCAAATCAATAACGGAGGACTATTTTCCAATCCGCCAGCTAACGTACGCACTAATATTCATAACAGCAATAGCAAAGGGAAAAAAGCAGTTGGTTGGTTTGGAGGTGCAGGTGTATCCAGCAAAGAAATTGTTATCCAATAA